Proteins encoded together in one Nyctibius grandis isolate bNycGra1 chromosome 1, bNycGra1.pri, whole genome shotgun sequence window:
- the ANGEL2 gene encoding protein angel homolog 2: MLPRHVQRLGRDWIAHWNGSQILALNSPVSSCMRWAGHCPWASFPLPVPVDFSTNWRLPPFFGPWRQFQNSNWQLDNYTQSSCFHLPNPSMKSEGEEPLTKKRRLSGQHDASTPEEETNFSNQKEALCLPVAQNEGKHSSKKGTVKRHWEYFSQHSRTMKIFENKETDQSSTESEAKFDFTVMSYNILSQNLLEDNSHLYKHCRQRLLIWTYRFPNILQEIKQLDADVLCLQEVQEDHYRTEIKSSLESLGYHCEYKMRTGRKPDGCAICFKTSKFSLISSNPVEFFRHDIPLLDRDNVGLVLLLQPRFHCKTNAAICIANTHLLYNPRRGDIKLTQLAMLLAEIASVAPQKDGTFCPIIICGDFNSVPGSPLYKFIKEGKLNYEGLAIGKVSGQEQFPRGQRILSIPIWPKKLGISQNCVYEIKQQQKEENAGEKLEVAKLDNSQENVIASEKLSSKLQHHFKLSSVYSHYFPETGIPEVTTCHSRSAVTVDYIFYSAANDDTAAQPGAEDSFHGGLKLLGRLALLTEKDLWTVNGLPNENNSSDHLPLLAEFRLIER; this comes from the exons ATGCTGCCCCGTCACGTgcagaggctgggcagagaCTGGATCGCCCACTGGAATGGTTCTCAGATACTCGCCTTGAACAGCCCAGTTTCTAGCTGTATGAGATGGGCCGGACACTGTCCCTGGGCCTCGTTTCCGCTTCCTGTTCCAGTTGATTTCTCAACGAACTGGAGGCTCCCTCCTTTTTTTGGACCTTGGAGACAATTTCAGAACTCTAATTGGCAGCTTGATAACTACACACAAAGTTCTTGCTTTCACCTACCTAACCCCAGTATGAAATCTGAGGGAGAAGAACCACTGacaaagaagagaagactcagtGGCCAGCATGATGCTTCAACtcctgaagaagaaacaaacttcTCTAATCAGAAGGAAGCATTGTGTCTTCCTGTAGCacagaatgaaggaaaacataGCAGCAAGAAAG GAACTGTCAAAAGACACTGGGAATATTTCTCTCAGCACAGCAGAACaatgaaaatctttgaaaataaagaaactgaCCAAAGCAGTACAGAAAGTGAGGCAAAATTTGATTTTACAGTAATGTCCTACAATATCCTCTCACAGAATTTATTAGAAGATAACTCCCACCTGTACAAACACTGCAGGCAACGCTTGTTAATCTGGACGTACAGATTTCCCAACATCCTACAAGAAATCAAACAGCTGGATGCAGAT GTACTCTGTTTACAAGAAGTCCAAGAAGACCACTATAGAACAGAGATCAAGTCAAGTTTGGAATCCCTGG GGTATCACTGTGAGTATAAAATGAGGACAGGGAGAAAACCTGATGGCTGTGCTATTTGCTTCAAAACTTCCAAATTTAGCCTGATCTCATCAAACCCTGTGGAATTTTTTCGCCATGATATTCCACTCTTGGACAGGGACAACGTTGGACTGGTGTTGCTTTTGCAGCCTAGATTTCACTGTAAAACTAATGCTGCAATCTGTATAGCCAATACACATCTGCTGTATAATCCAAGGCGAGGGGACATCAAACTGACCCAACTTGCAATGCTCCTGGCAGAGATTGCTAGTGTTGCCCCTCAGAAGGATGGTACCTTCTGTCCGATTATCATCTGTGGTGACTTCAATTCTGTTCCTGGTTCTCCATTGTACAAATTTATCAAGGAAGGAAAGTTAAATTATGAAGGACTTGCTATAGGGAAG GTCTCTGGACAAGAACAGTTTCCAAGGGGACAAAGAATCTTATCCATTCCAATTTGGCCAAAAAAGTTAGGTATTTCGCAAAACTGTgtatatgaaataaaacagcaacaaaaagaagaaaatgcag gagaaaaattGGAAGTGGCAAAACTGGACAACAGTCAGGAGAATGTAATAGCATCTGAAAA GTTGTCTTCAAAATTGCAGCACCATTTTAAATTGTCTTCAGTGTATTCTCATTACTTTCCTGAAACTGGGATACCAGAAGTAACGACTTGTCACTCCCGAAGTGCTGTCACTGTGGATTATATTTTCTATTCTGCAGCAAACGATGATACTGCTGCCCAGCCAG GAGCAGAGGATTCTTTTCATGGAGGTCTGAAACTTCTTGGCAGGCTGGCACTTCTAACAGAGAAAGATCTTTGGACTGTTAATGGTCTTCCCAATGAAAATAACTCTTCTGACCACTTGCCATTGCTAGCAGAGTTCAGACTTATTGAACGGTAA